In Primulina eburnea isolate SZY01 chromosome 14, ASM2296580v1, whole genome shotgun sequence, the following proteins share a genomic window:
- the LOC140812515 gene encoding transcriptional activator TAF-1 isoform X2: MSILIGQQCRLIMALDLLYRHIITPLLPLMLLHLICGDHHRYLYCHSGSEKNEMLIKSFYFQSMIPPYGAPYAAFYAHGGVYAHPGVHIAGTTLSMETPVKSPGNSDGGFVKKLKEFDGLAMSIGNGNGDSADDAADNEVTQSEDTGGSDGSNVSNGVTAAIGQSGKKRSRTGSPNSTGNGKGKRLGQDSVKVVNAIPLANISAKTSEKTSAALVLKEPSDFDVKLSPTSVPQTLKPSEVWSQNERELKRERRKQSNRESARRSRLRKQAEHEELTIKVQALTSENMTIKSEINKLINNSEKLKIENATLMEKLKDAQLAQTEDATVHKIDDFSPKPDGTVNLLARVNNNSDDGEAYENSSPGAKLHELLDKSPRTDAVAAI, translated from the exons ATGTCTATCCTGATTGGGCAGCAATGCAG GCTTATTATGGCCCTCGACTTGCTGTACCGCCATATCATAACTCCGTTGCTGCCTCTCATGCTCCTCCACCTTATATGTGGGGACCACCACAGGTATTTATACTGTCATAGTGGT AGTGAAAAGAATGAAATGTTGattaaatctttttattttcagtCGATGATACCTCCTTATGGGGCTCCGTATGCTGCATTTTATGCTCATGGAGGCGTTTACGCACATCCTGGAGTCCATATA GCTGGTACTACTTTGAGCATGGAGACCCCAGTCAAATCACCTGGAAATTCTGATGGGGGATTTGTAAAGaagttgaaagaatttgatggacTTGCAATGTCGATAGGCAATGGAAATGGCGACAGTGCTGATGATGCAGCTGACAATGAAGTCACACAAAG TGAGGATACTGGCGGCAGTGATGGAAGTAACGTAAGTAATGGAGTTACAGCTGCG ATTGGTCAGAGTGGCAAGAAAAGAAGTCGAACAGGATCTCCTAACAGCA CTGGAAATGGCAAGGGTAAAAGATTGGGTCAGGATTCTGTGAAGGTGGTTAATGCGATTCCTCTCGCTAATATATCTGCAAAAACATCAGAGAAAACGAGTGCTGCATTGGTGCTAAAAGAGCCGTCAGATTTCGATGTGAAGTTGAGTCCAACCAGTGTTCCACAGACTTTGAAGCCAAGTGAAGTCTGGTCGCAG AATGAGCGAGAGCTGAAACGGGAGAGGAGGAAACAATCCAACAGAGAATCTGCTAGAAGATCAAGACTAAGAAAACAG GCTGAGCACGAGGAACTAACAATTAAAGTTCAAGCACTGACTTCTGAGAATATGACTATCAAATCTGAGATCAATAAACTAATCAACAACTCTGAGAAACTGAAGATTGAAAACGCTACGTTAATG GAAAAACTAAAAGATGCTCAACTAGCGCAGACAGAGGATGCAACAGTACACAAGATTGATGATTTTAGCCCAAAACCGGATGGCACCGTGAACCTACTTGCTAGAGTTAACAATAATTCTGATGACGGTGAGGCGTATGAAAATAGTAGTCCCGGAGCTAAGCTTCATGAGCTTCTTGATAAAAGCCCCAGGACTGACGCTGTAGCCGCAATCTGA
- the LOC140812515 gene encoding common plant regulatory factor 1 isoform X1 encodes MGNSEEEKPCKTEALSSPAVDQNSIHVYPDWAAMQAYYGPRLAVPPYHNSVAASHAPPPYMWGPPQSMIPPYGAPYAAFYAHGGVYAHPGVHIAGTTLSMETPVKSPGNSDGGFVKKLKEFDGLAMSIGNGNGDSADDAADNEVTQSEDTGGSDGSNVSNGVTAAIGQSGKKRSRTGSPNSTGNGKGKRLGQDSVKVVNAIPLANISAKTSEKTSAALVLKEPSDFDVKLSPTSVPQTLKPSEVWSQNERELKRERRKQSNRESARRSRLRKQAEHEELTIKVQALTSENMTIKSEINKLINNSEKLKIENATLMEKLKDAQLAQTEDATVHKIDDFSPKPDGTVNLLARVNNNSDDGEAYENSSPGAKLHELLDKSPRTDAVAAI; translated from the exons ATGGGAAACAGTGAAGAAGAGAAGCCTTGCAAGACTGAAGCATTATCATCACCTGCTGTG GACCAGAATAGCATTCATGTCTATCCTGATTGGGCAGCAATGCAG GCTTATTATGGCCCTCGACTTGCTGTACCGCCATATCATAACTCCGTTGCTGCCTCTCATGCTCCTCCACCTTATATGTGGGGACCACCACAG tCGATGATACCTCCTTATGGGGCTCCGTATGCTGCATTTTATGCTCATGGAGGCGTTTACGCACATCCTGGAGTCCATATA GCTGGTACTACTTTGAGCATGGAGACCCCAGTCAAATCACCTGGAAATTCTGATGGGGGATTTGTAAAGaagttgaaagaatttgatggacTTGCAATGTCGATAGGCAATGGAAATGGCGACAGTGCTGATGATGCAGCTGACAATGAAGTCACACAAAG TGAGGATACTGGCGGCAGTGATGGAAGTAACGTAAGTAATGGAGTTACAGCTGCG ATTGGTCAGAGTGGCAAGAAAAGAAGTCGAACAGGATCTCCTAACAGCA CTGGAAATGGCAAGGGTAAAAGATTGGGTCAGGATTCTGTGAAGGTGGTTAATGCGATTCCTCTCGCTAATATATCTGCAAAAACATCAGAGAAAACGAGTGCTGCATTGGTGCTAAAAGAGCCGTCAGATTTCGATGTGAAGTTGAGTCCAACCAGTGTTCCACAGACTTTGAAGCCAAGTGAAGTCTGGTCGCAG AATGAGCGAGAGCTGAAACGGGAGAGGAGGAAACAATCCAACAGAGAATCTGCTAGAAGATCAAGACTAAGAAAACAG GCTGAGCACGAGGAACTAACAATTAAAGTTCAAGCACTGACTTCTGAGAATATGACTATCAAATCTGAGATCAATAAACTAATCAACAACTCTGAGAAACTGAAGATTGAAAACGCTACGTTAATG GAAAAACTAAAAGATGCTCAACTAGCGCAGACAGAGGATGCAACAGTACACAAGATTGATGATTTTAGCCCAAAACCGGATGGCACCGTGAACCTACTTGCTAGAGTTAACAATAATTCTGATGACGGTGAGGCGTATGAAAATAGTAGTCCCGGAGCTAAGCTTCATGAGCTTCTTGATAAAAGCCCCAGGACTGACGCTGTAGCCGCAATCTGA